From Phaeodactylum tricornutum CCAP 1055/1 chromosome 23, whole genome shotgun sequence, one genomic window encodes:
- a CDS encoding predicted protein has protein sequence MHYSSDGHPKTNFIDDVEQGVQTDSVVSIAKSDCCSSIRSKKKYCMDGSIDAAPNTVSSLFRTSTARITLASTGELSCMGDSEMFQTISSGQVAKPLHNRFGRAFVSHEYEDNYREAINHRNDESSTHGTPKKIYFRGGTAMHFPERLFEMLQQVEELGISHIVSWQPHGRSFLVHRPREFVSQVMPKFYRQTRFTSFQRQLNLYGFTRLSTGRDCGSYYNANFLRGCPLLCRRIVRRRIKGNGVKPVPSPTTEPDFYNMEWCEDSGPRPTFHEKPSFGICGGTAPQTSCFQQILNSSAASYDPWNITSPYHEQPGYTTQVASPEIAMSHLQIPESLLYSQQMAQCCRRSNLPTASSSSIYPWTLGRSTTTENGSNEDMVEGLRQYLPDHFVENDQALILLSSICDTEEDSLYAPVDGDVFRFL, from the exons ATGCATTATAGCAGCGATGGACATCCAAAGACGAACTTTATTGACGATGTTGAGCAGGGAGTGCAAACGGATTCGGTCGTCAGCATTGCAAAATCAGATTGCTGTTCTTCAATTCGAAGCAAGAAAAAATATTGTATGGACGGTAGTATTGATGCTGCACCAAATACGGTTTCGTCCCTGTTCCGTACGTCAACTGCTCGCATAACTCTGGCATCCACAGGTGAATTAAGCTGTATGGGAGATAGCGAAATGTTCCAAACAATCAGCTCCGGTCAAGTCGCCAAACCGCTGCATAATAGATTCGGTCGCGCTTTTGTGTCACATGAGTACGAGGACAACTACCGCGAAGCCATCAATCATCGAAACGATGAGTCTTCAACCCACGGTACGCCGAAGAAAATTTATTTTCGTGGTGGAACAGCCATGCATTTTCCTGAACGTCTCTTTGAGATGTTGCAGCAGGTCGAAGAGCTCGGAATCTCCCATATTGTCTCTTGGCAGCCTCATGGACGCTCTTTCCTTGTACATCGTCCTCGAGAATTTGTATCGCAAGTTATGCCAAA ATTTTATCGGCAGACTAGATTCACGTCCTTTCAGCGCCAACTCAATCTATACGGTTTTACTCGTTTGAGCACAGGGCGAGACTGCGGTAGTTACTACAACGCAAACTTCCTCAGGGGTTGTCCTCTACTTTGCCGTCGTATTGTCCGTCGACGCATCAAGGGCAATGGTGTCAAGCCAGTCCCTTCGCCAACCACAGAACCTGACTTTTACAACATGGAATGGTGCGAGGACTCCGGTCCACGGCCAACCTTTCACGAGAAGCCATCTTTCGGAATCTGTGGTGGTACTGCTCCTCAAACCTCGTGCTTCCAACAAATTTTAAATTCAAGCGCTGCTTCTTACGATCCTTGGAACATAACAAGCCCATATCATGAGCAGCCAGGGTACACCACGCAGGTAGCCTCGCCTGAAATCGCAATGAGCCACCTTCAGATTCCTGAAAGTCTTCTTTATTCGCAGCAGATGGCTCAATGCTGTCGACGCAGCAATCTCCCTACAGCCTCTAGCTCTAGCATCTACCCTTGGACTTTAGGCAGGTCTACCACCACCGAAAATGGTTCGAACGAGGATATGGTAGAAGGATTACGCCAATACCTTCCGGACCATTTTGTGGAAAATGACCAAGCGTTGATACTCCTTAGTAGCATTTGTGATACAGAGGAAGATTCATTGTATGCCCCAGTTGATGGTGATGTTTTCCGCTTTCTCTAG
- a CDS encoding predicted protein: MLEQVDLIGMAHVVSWQPHGRAFLVHRPQEFVAEVMPRKFEPSFFRQSKFTSFQRQLNLYGFVRLSTGRDCGSYYHECFLQGCPALCRRIVRRRIKGNGVKPVPSPSTEPDFYNMEWCEASGPKATEGEQPRPTVHAKTNREHSQFVPCAATSTSTGGFHGIPDHHGYAWAGQRHHGAPGADARFLNSEAAYTNPMLANPWATYSMTSESHRSFAPQFFGNSGEHMGHTGMLGWDPYASGSNTAPFRWNSSFQPPSAAGRGLVRDHPLEGRLVTFGRGDLDYSRRYSAGGGGLDGGEVRSNVRMSKLPEDPYAAEENPWSLLSDFAALDDAANQDPVKDFWYGNR; this comes from the exons ATGCTGGAGCAAGTGGATTTGATTGGAATGGCTCACGTTGTCTCGTGGCAGCCCCACGGACGAGCCTTTCTCGTGCATCGGCCGCAAGAGTTTGTTGCGGAAGTTATGCCACG CAAATTTGAACCCAGTTTCTTTCGTCAGAGCAAGTTTACATCGTTTCAACGTCAATTGAATCTCTACGGATTTGTTCGTTTAAGTACGGGTCGAGACTGCGGAAGCTACTATCACGAATGCTTTCTCCAAGGCTGTCCTGCGCTATGCCGCCGGATTGTGCGCCGCCGCATCAAAGGGAACGGAGTCAAGCCGGTGCCTTCGCCTTCCACCGAGCCGGATTTCTACAACATGGAATGGTGCGAGGCGTCCGGTCCCAAAGCAACGGAAGGGGAGCAGCCGAGACCGACAGTCCATGCCAAAACGAATCGTGAACATTCTCAATTCGTTCCGTGTGCCGCCACGTCCACGTCCACCGGTGGTTTCCACGGAATCCCCGATCACCACGGCTACGCGTGGGCCGGTCAGCGTCACCACGGAGCGCCGGGTGCCGACGCGCGATTCTTGAATTCCGAAGCGGCTTACACGAATCCGATGCTTGCGAATCCCTGGGCTACCTACTCGATGACATCAGAAAGCCATCGTTCGTTTGCTCCGCAGTTTTTCGGAAATTCCGGGGAGCACATGGGCCATACGGGTATGCTTGGTTGGGATCCGTACGCGTCGGGCAGCAACACAGCTCCCTTTCGTTGGAATTCGTCGTTCCAGCCTCCGAGCGCTGCGGGGCGGGGTCTCGTGCGCGACCACCCTTTGGAGGGGCGGTTGGTGACGTTTGGTCGCGGGGACTTGGACTACTCGCGACGATATTCCGCCGGAGGTGGCGGTCTGGACGGCGGCGAAGTGCGATCGAACGTGCGGATGAGCAAACTACCGGAAGATCCGTACGCAGCGGAAGAAAACCcgtggtcgttgttgtccGACTTTGCGGCGTTGGACGACGCGGCCAACCAAGATCCAGTCAAGGACTTTTGGTACGGGAACCGGTAG
- a CDS encoding predicted protein: MTMIQPATSGPPCIPPLSSYGTLTGQLFLYDGGKVAFESPITESTRERSTAVTPHNKCILVGGLSDGLLPCPYTGLLEQACASLEGGWSLIQPVLSSSYTGFGHGSLTRDCAEMESLLDYCIAHRNASTFCLVGHSTGCQNIVYFLKHARRDLQDRIRVAALQAPVSDREGVPHLDLQARNIDLALSMQSRGQAEEMMPRDAFWAPITAQRYLDLNARGGTDDFFSSDYTDEELRSRLAHVGSNRHGARLKVLVAYSGKDEYIPADLDTEELTTRLVDAMNDACREDEMQVAIPLHLPLGNHNLSQGPNDAHTFVDAVARLLADCEIN; encoded by the coding sequence ATGACGATGATTCAACCAGCTACTTCAGGTCCACCCTGCATTCCACCTCTTTCTTCTTATGGAACACTAACGGGACAATTGTTTCTCTACGATGGTGGAAAAGTTGCCTTCGAAAGTCCCATTACGGAATCGACAAGGGAAAGATCTACAGCCGTCACACCGCACAACAAATGTATTCTAGTGGGAGGCTTATCGGACGGTCTCTTGCCGTGTCCTTACACCGGATTGTTGGAACAGGCGTGTGCTAGTCTCGAAGGTGGATGGTCCCTGATTCAACCCGTGTTGAGTAGTTCATACACAGGCTTTGGGCACGGCTCTCTGACGCGGGACTGTGCCGAAATGGAATCCTTGCTAGACTATTGCATCGCGCATCGGAACGCGTCTACCTTCTGTTTAGTCGGGCATTCTACGGGATGTCAAAATATTGTCTATTTTCTCAAACACGCGCGTCGCGACTTACAGGATCGAATCCGGGTGGCGGCTCTGCAAGCCCCCGTTTCCGATCGCGAGGGCGTCCCCCACCTTGACTTACAAGCAAGAAACATCGATTTGGCATTGTCCATGCAATCCCGAGGTCAAGCGGAAGAAATGATGCCGCGTGACGCCTTTTGGGCACCGATTACGGCCCAGCGGTACTTGGATTTGAACGCAAGAGGAGGGACAGACGATTTCTTCTCCTCCGATTATACCGATGAGGAATTGCGATCCAGACTCGCACACGTGGGCTCCAATCGCCACGGTGCCCGTTTGAAAGTATTGGTCGCGTATTCAGGTAAGGACGAATACATTCCTGCCGATCTCGATACCGAAGAACTGACCACGCGGCTGGTCGATGCCATGAATGACGCCTGTCGCGAGGATGAAATGCAGGTAGCTATTCCGTTGCATTTGCCTTTGGGCAACCATAATCTGTCTCAAGGTCCCAATGATGCCCACACCTTTGTGGATGCCGTAGCCCGACTTTTGGCTGATTGTGAGATCAATTAG